The sequence AGCTCTGCAAGAGTAGGGGTTTACAACCAAGCCAATTCCTCACACAACCTGCAACACCCCAaccaaagtaataataataataataataaaaaataaaaagttaaaacagtCCCGTTTCTCTCTCatcatatctttttttaaaacaatgtttGCTTTTTGCTGCTGTTGTAGTTGGTTtggacagacacacgtacaatgGCTTCTGattttttgttttcctcttttCTTCGGCAATGCCAAGTGATGTCCTTATGTGAAAACACTTCAAAAACTACTATTGTATTTCAGTCTGCAACATTAAGACTTCCGTTGACTGAGTTTAATCTGTCCAATCAGACCTACCAACGGAATCACGCCATTAGCTTTGTACGTTGTTCTTTATTGGTTTATGACTGCAGTCCTCACAGTGTTGTTGGCAGCTCACACTACACAGATATTTCATAAGTCGTGCCACCAACTCCTGATACCTTCTTGACACTTGAGTGCCTGGAAGGGCTTACAACTGTGGTGCCTTGTGAACTGGAGGTGGATCCAAGTCTCGATAAACCCTTTGGCTGTCCATTTATTTTACCATGTGGTGCCTTCAACGGAAGCTCCTCCCTGAGATAAAATGAAAAAGTAGAATTACATTTCATAGCCAAATATTGTACCAGACTTTCAACATAATTATATAATGACAATGACGACGAAAACATGCAtactacatttacaaaatatGAGAAAGGAATTGGCATAATGTAATTCGATGTTTTAATTGTCAATGGGCCACCAGAAAATCtagacaaaagttttttttttttttttaaaacatttctcaCCCCCCCTGCCAAAAAAATGAAATCGGTTTACTCAAAATTAAGTATATCCCGCATCTGCCTACTCTTTAGataaaaattagaaacctagaactCCATTGTTCTCTAGGCGCTTGTAGTCTTTCTTCCAtcattaattttataattatcTGGGGCAGTtttggttctttatctgcatgtttTGCTTCCCCCCTATACTCAATACTCAAATAGGAATGCAAACTAGATGAAAACCCCAAATTTGACCTTTGGATGCTCAAGGATTTCAAGCATCTTTATGAGCAAGGGTTACTTGTAGACAGAAATGCACGAGGCTAATGCCTGGCTTTTCCACTGGTATGCACCCATTATATATGTTAGaattaaatttacattaaaaatTTTGACCCCCCTCAGatattttgtttttccatttcaAGCTGTGAATCTAACAAGAACATTGCTAGCCTCCTTCACATTTCCTGGTTCTCCACTAATTACAGAATGAGTATGTGCACACCCATTGTATGGTTTAGGTCAGCAGCACTGCTATCCTGCAGGCATGGTTAATGCTTCAGCATGGCACAGGGGTATATAAAGTCCaagaaaaataaagtgtatttaaCTTTGGAAAGGTCACCTTCGTACAATGTTGTATAACAATTCTAACAGAAGCAAGGATTTTCATTTGTTTAtaataaactgtatttttattttcccttttaaCAAAACAACACCGCTCTAACGTTCAGCATTACCCTTTGGTGCAATATCAATAAGCAGGTATCAGTCTCGCAAGTTCGTCATTCCTTACCTAGAGCCCTTATTTATGTATGCATTGCGTCAGAATGCTCTCCTGTCCACCCCATCCCCAAATTTCCCTTCCCACACTGTTTGGGATACACCACCTGGTTAATTGGCAGCACATACCAGACACTGATGTTAAGAATCTTAGCACATAGTGAGGTGACTGGGTGCCGAAGCTATGTTTGGAAAACAACCAGGTTAAGTTTCATTATTGTTTCTTTGTAATTTTGTGCAAGTTCATCTTATTCccaagagacctgcgagtctctgcTGTTAACTATATTGAATGTGCATCTTTTAATTTTCAGTCCTGCAAGACTGCATTCTCAATTCACTGTTGAGCCAATAATGTACACGCATTTGATTGATAATgcatgacaataaaagaaaacattcACAAAAAAGGGCTAATTAGTaaagtaaacattcacagtgaatttcaaatttaaggccaatatagccaaaatggaaaaaaagttgGCCATGCGTCCAGTTTAACCTTGAATTTGAATTTCCCtttcaattctcaatttagtgaataactctgcagGGGATTCTCCTTTTTACATATAGCCACAAGAGGGCATGCCATTCCATTCTGAGATGGGGAATGGGTTTTCAGAGCCCCGTAGATCAATAGAACTAAAAAGCAGCCCTTTTAGCTGTGTAAACAGATTGTGATCTTTTAACTTTTAGCAGTGCTATGGAATAAAATAGGCTTGAATAACAGAACACATCTAGGACATCCcatacaaaattaaatatataatagtaaGGAATGATTAAAGAGCAAATTCATGACAAATATAGCTTAAGACTTCATattctaccacaacaagaggacatagtcttaaattagagggacaaaggtttaaaaataatatcaggaagtattactttactgagagggtagtggatgcatggaatagccttccagttgaagtggtagaggttaacacagtaatggagtttaagcatgcgtgggataggcataaggctatcccaactataagataaggccagggactaatgaaagtatttagaaaactgggcagactagatgggccgaatggttcttatctgccgtcacattctatgtttctatattccaCAAAGTTTGAATAATATAGCTATAACCCAGAGGTTTCTGaattatacacaaatacaaaaattGAAAGAGATAATAGATTCAGAGAATGGAATGGATACTACATTATACATGGAATTCAAACACACATTTCACTGCTGGATAGACTTCCTTTACCGTGTGGGTAAAAAAAGGTTAGGTGACTAGATGTTTAAGTTCCTGGAGTTTGTGAGGACAGACGCTACAGGAAAATGGTCTGCCCTTACAAGTCATGTGACACATATGACAATTTAAGCCAAATGTCAGAGGAGGCAGGAGAGGTCATAGGAGTTGAAGGATGGAGGAGAAAGAATCCCAATTTATCTGCATATTGGCAGAGTGCATATCTGGAATATTTATCATCATCCTGAGGTATTCTCGTGTGGATACAACTATGCTCTAACAAACAGAGGCTTAAACATTGAAAGAAAGGTGCACTGAGTACTATGCTTCACAAGGAAAATATCAGGATGTTGCTATCCAAATGACTAGAGTCAAGTAGTGCTGCCTAGCACTAATAGTCTAAACTAGTGCACAATTAAGTTCTACCTGAGACTTCAAATGTATTTATGGTGTTAATAGTGGCGCAGGTAAAATTACTTCGGCACACATCTATAggtagatatatatctatatcatgtAAAGATAGCTGTACATCATTCGTCTGGCACCCGATAACacgcaacacatacacactatgcaAATGGGTTACTTCTCCCAAACGGATTTCTGACAATTTCTTTTCTCAGATCAACACCTCTGTTTTGTTCTCAAGAGCCCCGTCACCGAACAACCTCAGCATAACCCTCAACAAAGGGGAAaccttaaagcaacactataggcatcaaaacaacttacgcctaatgaagtagttttagtgtatacatccctgcagtctcactgttgaattctctgtcattttggagttaaatcacttttgtctcTGTATATGCTGCCCTAGCAACATCTCCCCTCgctgagactcacacagcctgcatgataaAAAATGGCCTGCATGATTGAAAATGAATCAAATTTTTATCAGATGCTAACTTGCTTTAGAAATTATTTActgtaaatgtaattttaatcacaaacaggaggctcctgcagctgtagaaggctattaacagagcaggagataagaaattctagattaaacagactatgCAATAAAGGAACCTAGGATATCTAGGTTAAATTTCAGGATGTGATGAGGGCGGCAGTGCAAGTCTcatgccaggggaggtgtgactagggctgtataagcaaagtgatttaactttttaattgcagagaattgagcagtgagactgcaggagcatgatctaaaCACCGAAACTGGCTTTTTTCAAGCTCAAGTTGTTTTGGCGtctgtagtgtccatttaattctcTCAAACTTTAGCAACTGCCAGCTGTTCTCTATTTTCAACTCTTGTCCATCTCTCCTTTCCTGTACCTTCAACTGTACACTAGACAAAGCATCTCCGCTCAACTCAAAACATACACCTCCAGACGGACACTCCTCTAACCATGGCACAGTAAGTCAACCTGCTACCTACAAAGATGCTCCCATCAGCTGAACTCTGCTGGAGGACATCTCGCACCTTGTGAATCTTTTTTCATTACAAATCATCAGTTAAGAGAAGAATTCTCCCCCCTTCACTTCTCTCTCATTCTGACTTGGACTGTGACTCTCCTACGATTTAGAGGTTTTCACCAGCTACTGAGCAGGAGGTGCCTGCatttctcctttcctctcacctCATCACCTGTCCCATTGATCCCATACTCTCTTATGTTATTTCCCTTTGTCTTGTTCTATCCTTTACatgcatcttcaactgctctcctTAAACGTGCTATTGTCTAAACtcgtcctaaaaaaaaaaaaaaaaaaagctctctcTTGACCCATCTTACCACCTTCCTATATCTCTACTGcttttctctttaaccccttaaggacacatgacatgtgtgacatgtcatgattcccttttattccagaagtttgctccttaaggggttaaagcttctgAAACATGTCAGTCTGTAACCGTCTGACATACTTTCTCAACTAACTTCCTCTAACTTTTCACACTCTTGGCCTTCGTGACACTGTCCTTTCATGGTTTTCGCACTCTGTCTCAACAATTTCAGTGCCTACTTTTCTGGTACTTTCTGCTCCCCACATCCTCTCTCAGTTGAAGTCCccaaaggctctgtccttggtagCCTTCTGTTTGCTCTTTATACTGCCACTCTTAAATAGAATAAATAATTTGAagcctaaattattatttttttaaaacaatgtattCTTTTTGATTCCACTGCCACCTGTAGGTCTAtgacatcaatatatatatatctatatctatatatatatatatatatatatatatatatatatatatatatatatatatatatatatatatatatatatatatatatatatattctccctTAATCTCTCTCCTGCTGTTCTAGAATGAGTTTCCAGTTGAATATTTTCGGTCTCAGATTGGATGGCATCTTGATTTCTAAAACTCAATCTGTCTGAAACGGAGAATCCCATCTTCCCTACCTATAACAATAATCATCCCCTGTTGCCCTTCCTGCAAGTTGATGGGATGTGCATCAGCTCGTCCTTgtaagctctctatcttggtgttCTATTTGAATCACCTTTACACCACATTTCCAGTCACCAAATCCTGCCAATTTCaccattaaaaaaatagaaaaacgttGCCCATATGCACCCTTTCTTACACAGGATGCTAAGCAGCTGGTTCATGTTCTTGTAATTTCTCACATTGACTACTATAATTCTTTCCCAATTAATCTCTCCATAAACTATATTGCCTCTACAGTCCATAATGGATGATGCCACcaggttatttatttttttttaaatcataacatATAATCAAGAAAAGCAGTATCTCAGTGCAATGTGTTCCTTAAGAAGCAATATTACCAAGTCTCAGAGTCAACTCATTGAAAGAGTAGATTAACCTGCTTTTAATCTGAAAAGAACATTGCATGCGCATTGAGACAAAAACTTCATCCCTTGGAAGGAACCTATTATTTAATCAATTCACAGCTATTTGTAGATAGTTTCATCTGAAAAGgtacaagtagttttttttttttttttttttataagatttcACACATTTGCTTCAGTCAAAGAATCACATTTAAATTTAAGCTTTAGTgtcacttaaataaaataaaaaggagatacctacatatttttctgcatataaaaatatttttcagtatAAAATATTCCAGGTATGTGAATATATTATCTTACCTTTGGACTGTCATTGAAGGTCCTTCAACAAATTCCATGGTATTAATAAATGTGACAGCCTTTGTTCCACCACAGGAAGGAGATCTAAGTATCCCAGAGGGTGATGATGGAGCATGGTGACCAGGAGACTTGTATGACCCATTGCTAACCCTACCTTGCAAAGGTTGATGGCTCTGGATATTGTTATTGGCCAAGTCAGCCTGTAAGGAGGTGGTGGAAGTCCTAGGGGCTCGGGAGATTGCACTGGAGAGAGAGGACACAGAGGACTGTAGAATAGGGTTCCTGGAGCTGAAGCTAGGAGCTCCAGCTAATAGATTGTCCTTTGACCCGTAACGGCCTGCAGTAGCACGAGGGTTCTCGGAAAGCGAGCTGACCTGCTGCAAGCTGTATGTGCTGGGGGTATCATAGACCCCAGAGTCTGCAAAAACAGAATCCGCATGTGAGTGCAGCAGCTTCTCCCTCTCCTCCATCTCTTTCCTTTCCTGAATAGAGGCCATAATGGATTTAGAAAGGTTATCATACCGCACAGGTGAAGGATCCCTCTGATGTCCAGATGCCCTGTTCAGCACAGGGCTGAAACCCTGCACTGGTTGCCTCTCTCCTCCTCGTAGATGGCACATTTTGGCAGACATATAGGGTGAGTGATAACCCACAGAGCCAGCTGCAGTGTGGGCAGTGCATTTAGCAGCTGCTGGAGACATGGGATTTAGTAAGCTGTCATAAGACAGGCTCCCATTACGGTTGGACAAGGCATTGGGGGAAAACACATTTTTGTATGGTGTGTTTGTTCCACCTTCCGACTTTACCATCTGGAGAGGTACTTTCTCTGACTCACGGCGACCAGAGTTCTTCAAGCTTAGGGACCGTGAATTGGCAGTAAATGCATCAAGCTGGAGTGGAGATGACTGGTAAGATTTGTGAAGTGAGTTCTTGCGATATTCAGGGACATCCAGGTTTGGCTCTGATTGATAATCATGGCTCCGGCAATCATCTTCCAGAAACAAGCTGTCCTTCAAACCTTCTTGCATAGCAatctattggaaaaaaaaatacaaaatttttaCAGTATAATTATTGTGCTCTGAAACATCAAGACAAATTGTGAATATTAACACAGGGTTCATTAGAATGGAAGTTCCTCATCCATTCTGCTTCTTGTCAATGCACTTACACAATAGGCTATTCACTCAAATATTTAACCATGATAATTTGTATTATAGTTTATTTAGAAAAATGCAATAACTGCACAGTTCTGGTACTGTGGGCACACCGAACATGTTGTataacgtttttttattttttcccaattTTAGACAAACTAGTCTAGTCTAAACATAGAATAAAGGAAATCTCTGCAAATGAGAGTTTCCCACAATGCACAATAGGGATTTgtctattaaaaacaaacaaacacacaccttgcatgaattaaaggaacattagggACACCACAACGACTTCTTTATGGCAAAGAAGTTTTTACGGTGCAAAGAGATCTCGTGTGCCATTTTAATTCAGGAAGCCTCAAACTGGGCACTGCAGACTTTCTCAGCCTATCACCAGATGAGGGCATCATCTGATTGATCGAAGCCATGGACCAATAATGGAGGTAGCTCAGCATAGCGATTGGGTGCAGTCCTCCAATTTTTTGGTTTAAACTGTTCATTAGCAGTTTAACCTGTTAAGGTAAGATGGCTCCTCAGACTCTCATCATATTGCATTAGTAGTTGTGGTGTTCTAAATGTCCTTTTACATTCAACATCAGGTCAGCACTTTTACCTGTTCTGTAGCTGGATGATAGTGCACTTTGGGGGTGGCTGTGAAAGCTGGTCGGTACTTGTACATTGCTGGAGTGGGAGGACTGATCATTTTTGGTGACAAACCACTCTCTATAAtttgataaataaaataacttttattgtacATCTttcaattcatatttttttattattacattaaatatttgtatttatttttttaccccaaAAATATAAGGTTTAATGCTTTATCTTGACTGTATTCATTTTGTTTACATATTCCATCACTATAAATGAGAAATACACGTTTtctgttatattatttataattagaAAACCTCTTAgccaaaacgaaaaaaaaataaacccctttCTTCTGCATACAACAATTATACCTAGAATGATGCAGGGTTATCATTACTGTTTACACTTTAGTAAAGTTTAGGATAAAAAGTATTCTCTTAGAGATAACTATGGGATGAAAATTAAACAATTGGGAAATAAGTCAACTTGAATTCAACTCCTCTGGACAAAGGAACTCCGCAGGACCAACAGGATCCCTTTTAGAAAACTACTGCTACAGAATCTGCTGCTACTTTCTTAATGCATTGAGCATAAAACCGGAGTCACTGGGGAGTCTCATAGGCTGATCTTTTCAGAATTCGGAGCAACTGCTGAATATTCTGGTTGCGAAGCTCTGTCTAATGAAGTCACTGCAAGTTGCTCTGGAACTAAGTGATCATAGATATTAGACGTCTAAATAAGTGCATTTCTGAGTGAGTTTCAACAAAGACCCACAATGACATGAAGACATACTCAGAAACATATTTATTGGCTGAATGCAAACTATCTGCTTTTACAGCAAGTATGGGTATTAAtctgtatttaaaaaagaaaaaaaaaaaaaagctcacgaAGGTAgactaaaaacaatatttaaaaaaaaaaaattaaatatttaaattgctttataaaaaaaagtagtaTATTGATGGTCTTTTTGCTGGAGTAGAatagtattttaatatttctaGACAATAcactgaaatacaaaaaaaattaaggaaGCCGTATCTCAAAAGCTACAGAGTTTGTTTGTTTAGATTAGTTGATTAAGTCAGCTATTGGCTGGCAAGGAATTAATACAAATAAAGTTCAACAACTTTGGACACAcctgattttaaaaataaaattatatatatatatatatatatatatatatatatatatatatatatatatatatatatatatatatatatatatataaaatgaagtgAAATCAAAGTCCTGTTCTAATCAATGCTTACCTTCATTGGCTGCCAGGGGTCCTGCTATGTCAGAGTATTTGATGGTATCTCCTTTAGGGGGCAGTGACGGCTGCATATCCAGCGACTTGTCATTGATGCCATCCAAGCTTCCTTTGGACTGAAAGGACATAGAATTAGAGGAGGAGTAGGTTAATGCAGTACCTAAAAAGGTATTCAAAAATAGCCCACTGCCGCCATATATGGTTTCCCTGTACCAGTGCAAAATATAATGAACagacaataaaaagaaaactctGGTGCAAAATGTAAATGCAAATGCACAAGTGCTACATATTTAATGGAGGAACATGCACACAAATGTACAGATGTTTTGTGTCAATGTACATTGATAAAGGGCCGTGACCTAAAAAACAATGATATCGCAGAACACAGATATAGTGATATTACCTTGGCACGATGCAGATTGGCTTGGATTCCATTGTCACTGATCTTCACTGTGATCTGACGCTCAGACACATCTGGCCGAATAAAAGGAGGCTTTATAGTGACTGGTAGCTTCTTCTTTGGTTCCACCACATACCTAACACGAGGGACAGG comes from Pelobates fuscus isolate aPelFus1 chromosome 5, aPelFus1.pri, whole genome shotgun sequence and encodes:
- the ZDHHC8 gene encoding palmitoyltransferase ZDHHC8 is translated as MPSSTGKRFKPTKYIPVSTAAALLVGSTTLFFVFTCPWLTREISPAIPVYNGLVFLFVLANFSMATFMDPGIFPRADEDEDKDDDFRAPLYKNVEIKRIQVRMKWCATCHFYRPPRCSHCSVCDNCVEDFDHHCPWVNNCIGRRNYRYFFLFLLSLSTHMVGVFSFGLIFVLNHLEVLGEVHTSITISVMCVAGLFFIPVIGLTGFHIVLVVRGRTTNEQVTGKFRGGVNPFTRGCCGNIQHVLCSPLSPRYVVEPKKKLPVTIKPPFIRPDVSERQITVKISDNGIQANLHRAKSKGSLDGINDKSLDMQPSLPPKGDTIKYSDIAGPLAANEESGLSPKMISPPTPAMYKYRPAFTATPKVHYHPATEQIAMQEGLKDSLFLEDDCRSHDYQSEPNLDVPEYRKNSLHKSYQSSPLQLDAFTANSRSLSLKNSGRRESEKVPLQMVKSEGGTNTPYKNVFSPNALSNRNGSLSYDSLLNPMSPAAAKCTAHTAAGSVGYHSPYMSAKMCHLRGGERQPVQGFSPVLNRASGHQRDPSPVRYDNLSKSIMASIQERKEMEEREKLLHSHADSVFADSGVYDTPSTYSLQQVSSLSENPRATAGRYGSKDNLLAGAPSFSSRNPILQSSVSSLSSAISRAPRTSTTSLQADLANNNIQSHQPLQGRVSNGSYKSPGHHAPSSPSGILRSPSCGGTKAVTFINTMEFVEGPSMTVQREELPLKAPHGKINGQPKGLSRLGSTSSSQGTTVVSPSRHSSVKKVSGVGGTTYEISV